In Paraflavitalea devenefica, the following are encoded in one genomic region:
- a CDS encoding PKD domain-containing protein — protein MTKKLLVILLLLIGIQSARAQAPVAEFTANTVAGCAPLTVAFKDLSTGNPIFWNWDFGGGNLSNLQNPVITFSTPGVYNITLVVRNADGTNGITKNNYIVVNPSPQASFTANYTTGCVPSTIQFTDRSLPVAGNIVSWNWDFGDGTTSTQQHPSHQYTATGFYTVTLRIVSSTGCQSVVSIGRYIRIVPGVIPDFDFATPVTCRPPFNVNFTNLTSGPGNITYQWNFGNSTSSTQENPTATYGAAATYTVTLNATSEYGCSGSIQKPITINGTGTSFTSPDTVCLNTTVSFQNTSSPAPLSSTWDFGNGLQSNNLHDTSSYATPGNYTVKLINVYATCTDSLSRPLVVMDKPVVDFTAPVTTACRAPLTVNFQDASPDAVAWQWDFGDGNTSTQRNPAHPYTAEGQFDVTLTITSRLGCTNTITKPAFVRIIKPTIAFGNAPTGGCIPYTFTPTANANAIDGVATYFWEYGDGFTATTTVPTGPSHIYPAAGSYTIKLTITTTGGCTESVELINGIRTGTPPVANFTVAPTDACASDAIQFTDLSTATPGVDEWQWDFGDGTTSNQQNPAHTYTDSGYFSVRLRAYNNKCATTSAIQVVHIKPPIASFTYLVNCANGMQVSFTNQSKVNPAVYGPETYAWDFGDGSTSTAANPGPHTYAALGTYTVTLTVSTATCSHTYTQPIKLVGEKADFSLSDASICKNESFTATVINSNAANINRYEWSIGGGPFTVGGPTIDSSFANAGTYAVALRITDINGCADTKTVPAAITVTGPTANFTPVQQGGCSNTNITFNDLSTATAGIKSWTFDFGDGNSQTFTAPPFTHTYADTGRFVVKMTVTDNNNCPDTYTSTDTIVISKPVAGFTADFTTICPNTDLPFKDTSSGNGLTWSWDFGDGNTSTAQSPIHRYNATSGTFTVKLVITDAVGCKDSATKAGYITVKKPFPAFDVRDTSSICTLLETKFTFKGTDYESFYWDFGDGSTSTLPNPNHFYNTYGSYEAKLYVIGYGGCLDSVSDTINVYNPYTTTEMNYSPLTSCNALMVDFSLVTPPSTRFTFYYGDGGLDNSQNKVFQHFYKQPGFYPPSMLLQDSLGCQVMVGGPSTIRVIGALPLFGVDKKNFCDVGTVNFTNYTIGNDPVVTRVWDFDDGTTTSDPDPTHTFTQPGTYVVKHTVTTQTGCTNTITDTIRIYGTPHPLIVGDTVACINEVLALQGTLTVPDTAITWSWNLGSNGQSSDQNTAVKYGQTGTYTVSLETTNKLGCKDNTSKNIYVPPTPVITINGNTTIPVGTGLTIPVSYSPNVATYMWTPPKNLSCTDCPTPYADPKFTTTYKVQVEDIYGCSASQDITLTVICNTENYFVPNTFSPNGDGQNDVFMPRGRSIDRVNRMQIFNRWGQLVYEKHNFMVNDASAGWNGTYKGKPANADVYIYVIEFVCDNASVVPYKGNVTLLR, from the coding sequence TTGACAAAAAAGCTGCTAGTAATACTACTATTGCTTATTGGGATCCAATCGGCACGGGCACAGGCGCCCGTAGCTGAGTTCACTGCCAATACTGTGGCAGGCTGCGCACCACTTACCGTTGCTTTCAAAGACCTTTCTACCGGTAATCCCATCTTCTGGAACTGGGATTTTGGCGGTGGCAACCTCTCCAACCTGCAAAATCCTGTTATAACATTCAGCACACCGGGCGTTTACAACATTACCCTGGTGGTACGGAATGCCGACGGCACCAATGGCATTACCAAGAACAATTATATTGTAGTAAACCCTTCTCCCCAGGCAAGTTTTACTGCCAATTACACTACGGGTTGCGTGCCCTCTACCATACAATTCACGGACCGGAGTCTTCCTGTTGCTGGTAATATTGTATCCTGGAACTGGGATTTTGGCGATGGCACTACTTCTACACAACAGCATCCTTCTCATCAGTATACCGCTACCGGTTTTTACACAGTAACCCTAAGAATAGTTAGCAGTACAGGCTGCCAGTCAGTAGTTTCCATTGGCCGCTATATCCGTATTGTGCCTGGTGTAATACCCGACTTTGATTTTGCCACACCGGTTACCTGCCGCCCGCCCTTTAACGTTAACTTTACCAACCTTACCAGCGGGCCGGGCAATATTACCTACCAATGGAATTTTGGTAATAGTACAAGTTCCACACAGGAAAACCCTACCGCCACTTATGGCGCTGCCGCCACTTATACGGTTACTTTGAATGCCACCAGTGAGTATGGTTGTTCGGGCAGCATCCAAAAACCCATTACCATTAATGGTACCGGTACTTCCTTTACAAGCCCGGATACGGTATGCCTGAATACAACAGTAAGTTTTCAGAATACTTCTTCACCTGCGCCATTAAGCAGTACCTGGGATTTTGGGAACGGGCTACAATCCAACAACCTGCATGATACCAGTAGCTATGCTACACCGGGTAACTATACGGTCAAGTTGATCAATGTTTATGCTACTTGCACCGACTCTTTATCAAGGCCCCTGGTAGTGATGGATAAACCAGTGGTTGATTTTACAGCGCCGGTCACAACAGCCTGTAGAGCGCCATTAACGGTCAACTTCCAGGATGCCTCGCCCGACGCGGTGGCCTGGCAATGGGATTTTGGCGATGGCAACACTTCCACCCAACGCAATCCGGCGCATCCATATACTGCAGAAGGCCAGTTTGATGTTACCTTAACCATTACTTCGCGGTTAGGCTGTACCAATACTATTACCAAACCGGCTTTTGTACGCATTATTAAGCCCACTATAGCTTTTGGCAATGCGCCTACCGGTGGTTGTATCCCTTATACCTTTACACCCACTGCCAATGCGAATGCCATTGATGGGGTGGCCACTTATTTCTGGGAGTATGGTGATGGCTTTACGGCTACCACCACCGTTCCAACCGGACCTTCCCATATTTATCCGGCAGCCGGGTCCTATACGATTAAACTTACCATTACTACTACAGGCGGTTGTACGGAATCTGTTGAACTCATTAATGGTATACGTACCGGTACGCCACCGGTGGCTAATTTTACCGTTGCCCCAACAGATGCCTGCGCATCGGATGCTATCCAGTTTACCGATCTGTCAACAGCTACACCCGGCGTAGATGAATGGCAATGGGATTTTGGAGATGGTACCACATCCAACCAGCAAAATCCTGCTCACACGTATACCGACAGCGGCTACTTTTCTGTAAGGCTCAGGGCCTACAATAATAAATGTGCGACCACTTCGGCCATCCAGGTGGTTCATATTAAGCCCCCGATTGCCAGTTTTACCTACCTGGTCAATTGCGCCAACGGCATGCAGGTTAGCTTTACCAACCAGTCGAAGGTAAATCCTGCTGTGTATGGACCGGAAACCTATGCCTGGGATTTTGGGGATGGCAGTACGTCTACCGCAGCCAATCCCGGACCACATACTTATGCAGCCCTCGGAACTTATACTGTTACCCTCACGGTATCTACCGCTACTTGTTCCCATACATATACACAACCGATCAAACTGGTAGGCGAGAAAGCTGATTTCAGCCTGAGTGATGCCAGTATTTGTAAAAATGAATCTTTTACTGCCACGGTTATCAATAGCAATGCGGCCAATATCAATCGATATGAATGGTCAATAGGCGGCGGTCCTTTTACCGTAGGAGGGCCAACCATCGATAGTAGTTTTGCCAATGCAGGTACCTATGCTGTTGCGCTACGCATTACTGATATCAATGGATGTGCAGATACGAAAACCGTTCCTGCTGCCATTACCGTTACAGGCCCAACTGCTAATTTTACGCCGGTTCAACAGGGAGGATGCAGCAATACCAATATCACCTTCAACGATCTGTCTACCGCTACTGCAGGTATTAAGAGCTGGACCTTTGATTTCGGTGATGGCAATAGCCAAACATTTACAGCGCCTCCCTTTACGCATACCTATGCCGATACCGGCAGGTTCGTGGTGAAGATGACGGTGACAGATAACAACAATTGTCCGGATACTTATACATCCACCGACACGATTGTGATCAGTAAGCCGGTAGCAGGTTTTACGGCTGACTTCACGACCATTTGTCCCAATACCGACCTGCCCTTTAAAGATACTTCCTCCGGCAACGGCTTAACCTGGTCCTGGGACTTTGGTGATGGCAATACTTCAACGGCCCAGTCGCCGATACACCGGTACAACGCCACCAGCGGTACTTTCACGGTAAAGCTGGTGATCACCGATGCGGTGGGCTGTAAGGACTCTGCTACAAAAGCCGGTTATATCACCGTGAAGAAGCCATTCCCGGCTTTTGATGTACGGGATACCAGTTCCATTTGCACGTTGCTGGAAACCAAATTCACCTTCAAGGGAACAGACTATGAGTCTTTTTACTGGGATTTTGGCGATGGAAGCACCTCTACCCTGCCCAACCCCAACCACTTTTATAATACTTATGGATCGTATGAGGCCAAGTTATACGTAATAGGATATGGAGGTTGTCTTGACTCTGTAAGTGACACCATTAATGTATACAATCCGTACACCACTACCGAGATGAATTATAGTCCGCTCACCAGTTGTAACGCTTTGATGGTAGACTTTTCGCTGGTTACGCCGCCTTCCACACGCTTTACTTTTTATTATGGAGATGGAGGGTTGGACAACTCCCAAAATAAAGTATTCCAGCATTTTTATAAGCAACCTGGTTTCTATCCACCATCCATGTTATTACAGGATAGCCTGGGCTGCCAGGTAATGGTAGGCGGCCCCAGTACGATCCGGGTGATCGGGGCTTTACCGTTGTTTGGTGTAGACAAGAAGAACTTCTGTGATGTGGGTACGGTTAATTTTACCAATTATACCATCGGTAATGACCCGGTAGTAACACGGGTCTGGGACTTTGATGACGGTACCACTACATCAGACCCTGATCCTACCCACACGTTTACCCAACCAGGCACGTATGTGGTAAAACATACGGTAACCACACAAACCGGGTGCACCAATACTATTACAGATACCATCAGGATATATGGCACACCACATCCGTTGATCGTTGGTGATACTGTAGCCTGTATCAATGAAGTACTGGCATTACAGGGAACACTCACCGTGCCGGATACCGCTATTACCTGGTCCTGGAACCTGGGCAGCAATGGCCAGTCATCCGATCAAAATACTGCTGTAAAATATGGGCAAACGGGTACCTATACCGTGTCGCTGGAAACCACTAATAAGCTGGGCTGTAAAGACAATACCTCAAAGAATATTTATGTGCCACCCACACCTGTGATAACGATTAATGGCAATACCACCATACCCGTGGGCACGGGCCTCACCATACCGGTAAGCTATAGTCCCAATGTGGCTACTTACATGTGGACACCTCCTAAAAACCTGAGTTGCACGGATTGTCCCACGCCTTATGCCGATCCAAAGTTTACCACCACCTACAAGGTACAGGTAGAAGATATCTATGGCTGTTCTGCCAGCCAGGATATCACGCTCACCGTAATATGCAATACCGAGAATTATTTTGTTCCCAATACCTTCTCTCCCAATGGCGACGGGCAGAACGATGTATTTATGCCCAGGGGCAGGAGTATAGACCGTGTGAACAGGATGCAGATCTTTAACCGCTGGGGGCAACTGGTATATGAAAAGCACAATTTCATGGTCAATGATGCCAGTGCAGGCTGGAATGGGACCTATAAGGGGAAACCCGCAAACGCGGATGTGTATATTTATGTAATAGAATTTGTTTGCGATAATGCTTCCGTTGTCCCGTATAAGGGCAACGTAACTTTGCTGAGATAA
- a CDS encoding PorP/SprF family type IX secretion system membrane protein translates to MKNSRRWMQYSIIGILMCTMTITQAQDIHFSQFFEAPLLRNPSLAGIFTGDIRVQGVYRDQWNSFTNAYRTGSLNGEYKMPVGKGDDFMTVGGQVLFDKAGTVGLTTVHLLPALNYHKSLSNEKSMYLSLGFMGGMVRKSIDMSKMTTDNQYGGGGYDPSAPTGEYFTAPNFTSWDASVGMSFNTSFGEDQENSMFLGAAYHHLNRPKNSFYRNATIELNPKYVFSAGITFGVDEYSYFIIQADHSTQGSFAETIGGALYSYKLGGDPVDPLYTIHAGAFLRWKDALIPVIKLDRYPLSVALSYDVNVSQLKTASQGRGGIELSVSWISFLDRDNTSRDKVLCPKF, encoded by the coding sequence ATGAAAAACAGCAGGCGATGGATGCAGTATTCCATTATAGGAATATTGATGTGTACCATGACCATCACGCAAGCCCAGGATATCCATTTCTCCCAGTTCTTTGAAGCGCCGCTGCTCCGTAACCCTTCACTGGCGGGTATTTTTACCGGCGATATCAGGGTACAGGGTGTATACCGGGACCAATGGAACAGTTTTACCAACGCCTACCGTACCGGCTCCCTGAATGGAGAATATAAGATGCCGGTGGGCAAGGGAGATGATTTTATGACAGTGGGCGGGCAGGTGCTTTTTGACAAAGCCGGCACCGTAGGTTTAACCACCGTTCATTTATTACCTGCCTTGAACTATCATAAATCCCTGAGCAATGAAAAATCCATGTACCTGAGCCTGGGTTTTATGGGAGGCATGGTACGCAAGAGCATTGATATGTCTAAAATGACTACCGATAACCAATACGGCGGTGGTGGTTATGACCCTTCGGCGCCCACCGGTGAATATTTCACGGCGCCCAATTTTACTTCCTGGGATGCCAGCGTGGGGATGAGTTTTAATACCTCTTTTGGGGAAGACCAGGAAAACAGTATGTTCCTGGGCGCTGCTTACCATCACCTGAACCGGCCCAAGAACTCTTTTTACCGCAATGCCACTATTGAACTGAACCCCAAGTATGTTTTCTCTGCCGGGATCACTTTCGGGGTGGATGAATATTCCTATTTTATTATTCAGGCCGATCATTCCACGCAGGGCTCCTTTGCAGAAACGATTGGTGGCGCCCTGTATTCCTATAAACTGGGCGGCGATCCTGTAGACCCGTTGTATACCATCCATGCAGGGGCTTTCCTGCGCTGGAAGGATGCCCTGATACCTGTTATCAAACTGGACCGTTACCCGCTCTCCGTGGCCCTCAGCTATGACGTGAATGTATCGCAGCTAAAAACTGCCAGCCAGGGACGCGGAGGCATTGAATTATCGGTATCCTGGATCAGTTTTCTTGACCGGGATAATACCAGCCGGGACAAGGTACTGTGCCCCAAATTTTAA
- a CDS encoding peroxiredoxin — translation MKIEAGQKAPDFSLYDSDKNKVTLTDYKGKNVLLLFFPQAFTGVCTKELCSIRDNIALYNNVNAQVLGISVDSVFTLAKYKDEQQLNFPLLSDFNKEVSRAYGALYDTFVFDMKGVSKRSAFVIDEAGIVQYAEVLENAGDLPNFEAIEAALAVTN, via the coding sequence ATGAAAATTGAAGCCGGACAAAAAGCCCCCGATTTTTCCCTGTATGATTCTGACAAGAATAAGGTAACGCTGACTGACTATAAGGGTAAGAATGTGTTATTGCTGTTCTTCCCACAGGCATTTACCGGTGTTTGCACCAAAGAGCTGTGCAGCATCCGGGATAATATTGCTCTATACAATAATGTCAATGCACAGGTATTGGGCATCAGCGTGGACTCTGTTTTCACCCTGGCCAAATACAAGGATGAACAGCAACTGAATTTCCCTTTATTGAGCGATTTCAACAAGGAAGTATCCAGGGCCTATGGGGCATTGTATGATACCTTTGTGTTTGATATGAAGGGCGTGTCGAAACGTTCGGCTTTTGTAATTGATGAGGCAGGTATTGTGCAGTATGCTGAAGTATTGGAAAATGCGGGTGATTTGCCCAATTTTGAAGCTATTGAGGCAGCATTGGCTGTAACCAAT